A window from Micromonospora terminaliae encodes these proteins:
- a CDS encoding PP2C family protein-serine/threonine phosphatase translates to MLSDVRTQPFQSGHGPLSPGSRAGLGAALALLAIVSAVELADGRPAHYVALMVAAPFLAAALASWRVVLGVGLLATGIGAAFALAEQTMSLVTAVNVAGIALATAIAGAVAAVRQRQSERIAELSRLASVAQQAVLRSLGPQVGTLAVAARYISSTATAEIGGDLYEAMDTPYGVRMIIGDVRGKGLDAVRLASIVLGSYRHVAYERADLRAVVTDLDRAVARNVGDEDFVTAALVEERGGTLTIVNCGHPPPLLLRRGAVIPLEPPAPAPPLGFMPVVRPRVERLEPGDRLLLFTDGLGEARRDGEFFPTADRAWRLLGHGTVADGLASLETALVEWVHGRLDDDIALVLMEYTGPRSAAATPVPSWEVGAAET, encoded by the coding sequence ATGCTGTCCGATGTACGCACGCAACCCTTCCAGTCGGGCCACGGCCCGCTGAGCCCCGGATCCCGCGCCGGCCTCGGCGCGGCCCTCGCGCTGCTCGCGATCGTCTCGGCCGTCGAGCTTGCCGACGGGCGCCCGGCGCACTACGTCGCGCTGATGGTGGCCGCCCCGTTCCTCGCCGCCGCGCTCGCGTCCTGGCGAGTGGTGCTCGGGGTGGGCCTGCTCGCCACCGGGATCGGGGCCGCGTTCGCCCTGGCGGAGCAGACGATGTCGCTGGTCACCGCGGTCAACGTGGCCGGGATCGCGCTGGCCACCGCCATCGCCGGCGCGGTGGCGGCGGTCCGTCAGCGCCAGTCCGAGCGGATCGCGGAGCTGTCCCGGCTCGCCTCGGTGGCCCAGCAGGCGGTGCTGCGCTCGCTGGGCCCGCAGGTCGGCACTCTGGCCGTGGCCGCCCGCTACATCTCCTCGACGGCGACCGCCGAGATCGGCGGTGACCTGTACGAGGCCATGGACACCCCGTACGGCGTCCGGATGATCATCGGCGACGTACGCGGCAAGGGGCTGGACGCGGTCCGGCTGGCCAGCATCGTGCTGGGCTCCTACCGGCACGTGGCGTACGAGCGGGCGGACCTGCGGGCCGTGGTGACCGACCTGGACCGCGCCGTGGCCCGCAACGTCGGCGACGAGGACTTCGTCACCGCCGCGCTGGTCGAGGAACGGGGTGGCACCCTCACCATCGTCAACTGCGGCCACCCGCCACCGCTGCTGCTGCGCCGGGGGGCGGTCATCCCGCTCGAACCGCCGGCGCCCGCGCCGCCGCTCGGCTTCATGCCGGTGGTCCGGCCCCGGGTCGAGCGGCTGGAGCCGGGCGACCGGCTGCTGCTCTTCACCGACGGGCTCGGCGAGGCGCGCCGGGACGGGGAGTTCTTCCCGACCGCCGACCGGGCCTGGCGGCTGCTCGGCCACGGGACGGTCGCCGACGGTCTGGCCTCCCTGGAGACCGCCCTGGTCGAGTGGGTGCACGGCCGGCTGGACGACGACATCGCGCTGGTGCTGATGGAGTACACCGGGCCGCGCAGCGCCGCGGCCACGCCTGTGCCGAGCTGGGAGGTCGGCGCGGCCGAGACCTGA
- the trhA gene encoding PAQR family membrane homeostasis protein TrhA encodes MTTSAPLRLKPVDIGKPRMRGWLHTYAFFAALVCGIVLCSIAAARPGWAPLVSCLIYSLTVCGLFGTSALYHRRVWSERGYQVMRRLDHSMIFVFIAGTYTPFCALLLDTRHATIMLSLVWGGALAGVALKLIWPHAPRWVSAPLYLALGWVAVAMLPEILHAGGVTALVLLSVGGAIYSVGAVFYALRRPNPWPTVFGHHEFFHACTLVAAICHHVAIYFALFA; translated from the coding sequence GTGACCACCTCCGCACCGCTCCGGCTCAAGCCGGTCGACATCGGGAAACCCCGCATGCGCGGCTGGCTGCACACCTACGCGTTCTTCGCCGCGCTGGTCTGCGGCATCGTGCTGTGCTCCATCGCCGCCGCCCGCCCCGGCTGGGCCCCGCTGGTGAGCTGCCTCATCTACAGCCTGACGGTGTGCGGTCTCTTCGGGACCAGCGCGCTCTACCACCGCCGGGTCTGGTCGGAGCGGGGCTACCAGGTCATGCGCCGGCTGGACCATTCGATGATCTTCGTGTTCATCGCCGGCACCTACACGCCGTTCTGCGCCCTGCTGCTCGACACCCGGCACGCCACGATCATGCTCAGCCTGGTGTGGGGCGGGGCCCTGGCCGGAGTGGCGCTCAAGCTGATCTGGCCGCACGCCCCGCGGTGGGTCTCCGCCCCGCTCTACCTGGCGCTCGGCTGGGTCGCGGTGGCGATGCTGCCGGAGATCCTGCACGCCGGTGGAGTCACCGCCCTGGTCCTGCTCAGCGTCGGCGGGGCGATCTACAGCGTGGGCGCGGTCTTCTACGCGCTGCGCCGGCCCAACCCGTGGCCGACCGTCTTCGGCCACCACGAGTTCTTCCACGCCTGCACGCTGGTCGCGGCCATCTGCCACCACGTGGCGATCTACTTCGCGCTGTTCGCCTGA
- a CDS encoding NUDIX hydrolase produces the protein MRDEIRALVEALTPGDELEARHRATTLAWLATTEDIFRRAKPRTPSPHLVAYFLLRDETDGAVLLVDHRKAGMWLPSGGHVEPGEHPAQTVRREMVEELGVPAVFAPALGERPAFLTVTGTVGPPEERHTDVSLWFVLSGSRDQQLIPDPAEFRAVRWWTPREVAEAAPGSVEPHLGRMLAKLSRGARSAGAGPGVA, from the coding sequence GTGCGGGACGAGATCCGGGCGCTGGTCGAGGCGTTGACGCCGGGCGACGAGCTGGAGGCGCGGCACCGCGCCACGACGCTGGCCTGGCTGGCCACGACCGAGGACATCTTCCGCCGGGCGAAGCCGCGCACGCCCTCGCCGCACCTGGTGGCCTATTTCCTGCTCCGCGACGAGACGGACGGGGCCGTGCTGCTGGTCGACCACCGCAAGGCCGGGATGTGGCTGCCCAGCGGCGGTCACGTCGAGCCGGGCGAGCACCCCGCGCAGACCGTACGCCGGGAGATGGTCGAGGAGTTGGGCGTGCCGGCCGTCTTCGCGCCGGCCCTCGGCGAGCGCCCGGCCTTCCTCACGGTGACCGGGACGGTCGGCCCGCCGGAGGAGCGGCACACCGACGTCAGCCTCTGGTTCGTGCTGTCCGGCAGCCGCGACCAGCAGCTGATCCCCGACCCGGCCGAGTTCCGGGCCGTCCGCTGGTGGACGCCGCGCGAGGTGGCCGAGGCCGCGCCGGGCAGCGTCGAGCCGCACCTCGGCAGGATGCTGGCGAAACTCAGCCGAGGCGCGCGGTCAGCGGGCGCGGGTCCCGGCGTGGCGTGA
- a CDS encoding SixA phosphatase family protein translates to MTDGRNQQRTLVLLRHAKAEQSQEMPDEERPLTARGHADAAAAGAWLARHALLPDVVLCSTAKRTRQTWHGVALGATGSPPEGGPAGSAPAVRYEPAAYDAHPDALLEVVRTVDPKAAYVLLIAHNPGISLLSALLDPERADPDGLRTTDLVVHRPTTRWAELGPGGAPITGRHTARG, encoded by the coding sequence ATGACCGACGGCAGGAACCAGCAGCGGACGTTGGTGCTGCTGCGACACGCCAAGGCGGAGCAGTCCCAGGAGATGCCGGACGAGGAGCGGCCGCTGACCGCGCGGGGGCACGCCGACGCGGCCGCGGCCGGCGCCTGGCTGGCCCGGCACGCGCTCCTTCCCGACGTGGTGCTCTGCTCGACCGCCAAACGGACCCGGCAGACCTGGCACGGGGTCGCGCTGGGCGCGACGGGATCCCCGCCGGAAGGGGGTCCGGCGGGGTCGGCGCCCGCGGTGCGCTACGAGCCGGCCGCGTACGACGCGCACCCGGACGCGCTGCTGGAGGTGGTCCGGACGGTCGACCCCAAGGCCGCCTACGTGCTGCTGATCGCCCACAACCCGGGCATCTCGCTGCTCTCCGCGCTGCTGGACCCGGAGCGGGCGGATCCGGACGGGCTGCGCACCACGGACCTGGTCGTGCACCGGCCCACCACCCGGTGGGCCGAGCTGGGGCCGGGCGGGGCGCCCATCACCGGCCGGCACACCGCACGCGGCTGA
- a CDS encoding DUF6458 family protein, which produces MGIGSAIFLIALGAIMTFAIRANVWWIDLRAVGWVFILAGLGVLLTTLWFWQDRRKRARTLIVEENRLSHPTAMMPPPPDPPPPTAPPS; this is translated from the coding sequence ATGGGCATTGGCAGCGCCATCTTTCTCATCGCGCTCGGCGCGATCATGACCTTCGCCATCCGGGCCAACGTCTGGTGGATCGACCTGCGCGCGGTCGGCTGGGTGTTCATCCTGGCCGGGCTGGGCGTGCTGCTCACCACGCTCTGGTTCTGGCAGGACCGCCGCAAGCGGGCACGCACGCTCATCGTGGAGGAGAACCGGCTCTCGCACCCGACCGCCATGATGCCCCCGCCGCCGGATCCGCCGCCGCCCACCGCCCCACCGTCCTGA
- a CDS encoding acyl-CoA dehydrogenase, translating into MTHYKSNLRDLEFNLFEVFGADRTFGQEPYTDLDVDTARSFLSEVDRLAREDLAASYSDSDRNPPVFDPATHTAPLPESFKKSYQAFMDSEFWRLDLPEVLGGTNAPRALWWSLAELVLGANAPIWMYASGPSFAHVLHVEGTEQQKKWARLFIEKQWGSTMVLTEPDAGSDVGAGRTRAVPQPDGSWHIEGVKRFITSGEHDLTDNIVHYVLARPVGVEGVGGPGTKGLSLFVVPKFHFDEETGELGERNGVFATNVEHKMGLKVSNTCEVTFGEHGVPAKGWLLGEKHDGIRQMFMIIEYARMMVGTKAIATLSTGYLNALEYAKNRVQGADLVQQADKAAPRVTITHHPDVRRSLLMQKSYAEGLRALVCYTATWQDKVAVAEAAGDEKATKLAKRVNDLLLPLVKGVGSERAYELLGHESLQTFGGSGFLQDYPLEQYVRDAKIDTLYEGTTAIQSLDLIFRKIVRDNGKALMAVAGEIQEFIASEAGNGQLKEERQALGKALGEIQNILGVMTGWLAEAQGGDTRALYKVGLSSRRFLLAIGDLVVGWLLQKQADVALQALGGEVSATDKAFYTGKVAAARFFAREVLPRIGADRRIIEGADLEIMDLPEEAF; encoded by the coding sequence ATGACCCACTACAAGAGCAACCTTCGGGACCTCGAGTTCAACCTGTTCGAGGTCTTCGGGGCGGACCGGACGTTCGGCCAGGAGCCGTACACGGACCTGGACGTCGACACCGCCCGTAGCTTCCTCTCCGAGGTCGACCGCCTGGCCCGCGAGGACCTGGCCGCCAGCTACTCGGACAGCGATCGCAACCCCCCGGTCTTCGACCCCGCGACGCACACCGCGCCGCTGCCGGAGTCGTTCAAGAAGTCCTACCAGGCGTTCATGGACTCCGAGTTCTGGCGGCTCGACCTGCCGGAGGTCCTCGGTGGCACCAACGCCCCGCGCGCCCTCTGGTGGTCGCTCGCCGAGCTGGTGCTCGGCGCCAACGCCCCGATCTGGATGTACGCCTCCGGCCCGTCCTTCGCGCACGTGCTGCACGTCGAGGGCACCGAGCAGCAGAAGAAATGGGCCCGGCTCTTCATCGAGAAGCAGTGGGGCTCGACCATGGTGCTGACCGAGCCGGACGCCGGCTCGGACGTCGGCGCCGGCCGTACCCGCGCCGTCCCGCAGCCGGACGGCTCCTGGCACATCGAGGGCGTCAAGCGCTTCATCACCTCGGGTGAGCACGACCTGACCGACAACATCGTCCACTACGTCCTGGCCCGCCCGGTCGGCGTCGAGGGCGTCGGTGGCCCGGGCACCAAGGGCCTGTCCCTCTTCGTCGTGCCGAAGTTCCACTTCGACGAGGAGACCGGCGAGCTGGGCGAGCGCAACGGCGTCTTCGCCACCAACGTCGAGCACAAGATGGGCCTGAAGGTCTCCAACACCTGCGAGGTGACCTTCGGCGAGCACGGCGTGCCGGCCAAGGGTTGGCTGCTCGGCGAGAAGCACGACGGCATCCGGCAGATGTTCATGATCATCGAGTACGCCCGGATGATGGTCGGCACCAAGGCGATCGCCACCCTCTCCACCGGCTACCTGAACGCCCTGGAGTACGCCAAGAACCGGGTGCAGGGCGCCGACCTGGTCCAGCAGGCCGACAAGGCCGCCCCGCGGGTGACCATCACCCACCACCCGGACGTGCGCCGCTCGCTGCTCATGCAGAAGTCGTACGCCGAGGGCCTGCGCGCGCTGGTCTGCTACACGGCCACCTGGCAGGACAAGGTCGCGGTCGCCGAGGCGGCCGGTGACGAGAAGGCCACCAAGCTGGCCAAGCGGGTCAACGACCTGCTCCTGCCGCTGGTCAAGGGCGTCGGCTCGGAGCGGGCGTACGAGCTGCTCGGCCACGAGTCGCTGCAGACCTTCGGCGGCTCCGGCTTCCTCCAGGACTACCCGCTGGAGCAGTACGTCCGGGACGCCAAGATCGACACCCTCTACGAGGGCACCACGGCGATCCAGAGCCTCGACCTGATCTTCCGGAAGATCGTCCGGGACAACGGCAAGGCCCTCATGGCGGTCGCCGGCGAGATCCAGGAGTTCATCGCCTCCGAGGCCGGCAACGGCCAGCTCAAGGAGGAGCGGCAGGCGCTCGGCAAGGCGCTCGGCGAGATCCAGAACATCCTCGGCGTGATGACGGGCTGGCTGGCCGAGGCACAGGGCGGCGACACCCGGGCCCTCTACAAGGTCGGCCTGAGCAGCCGCCGGTTCCTGCTGGCGATCGGCGACCTGGTGGTCGGCTGGCTGCTGCAGAAGCAGGCGGACGTGGCGTTGCAGGCGCTCGGCGGCGAGGTCTCCGCCACCGATAAGGCGTTCTACACCGGCAAGGTGGCCGCCGCCCGGTTCTTCGCCCGCGAGGTGCTCCCGCGCATCGGCGCCGACCGGCGGATCATCGAGGGCGCCGACCTGGAGATCATGGACCTCCCGGAGGAGGCGTTCTGA
- a CDS encoding PadR family transcriptional regulator, with translation MREPTFLILTALAGSPRHGYGIIQEVTTLSAERVTLLPGTLYTALDRLTAQGLVEPDHEEVVDGRLRRYYRLTSVGLDALRAETARLRQLTTAAEARLRALRPRTA, from the coding sequence ATGCGGGAGCCCACGTTCCTGATCCTCACGGCGCTCGCCGGCAGCCCCCGGCACGGCTACGGGATCATCCAGGAGGTCACCACGCTCTCCGCCGAGCGCGTCACCCTGCTGCCCGGCACCCTCTACACGGCGCTGGACCGGCTCACCGCGCAGGGCCTGGTCGAGCCCGACCACGAGGAGGTGGTCGACGGCCGGCTGCGCCGCTACTACCGGCTCACCTCGGTCGGCCTCGACGCCCTCCGGGCCGAGACCGCCCGGCTGCGTCAACTCACCACCGCCGCCGAGGCCCGGCTGCGCGCCCTGCGCCCCCGCACCGCCTGA
- a CDS encoding ASCH domain-containing protein, whose amino-acid sequence MWPRIGGLRTLALGTPGELRTTLNTLVLSGVKTATAGLLTDEYAAENEELEQVGERLVLVDDDDKLIGVVEVTGVEVVRFADVSWDFARSEGEGDRSIEEWREGHRRYWARVGFPVDDDTKVVCIRFRLVSAGDGGISTGDLGT is encoded by the coding sequence ATGTGGCCCCGCATCGGTGGACTCCGCACCCTCGCCCTCGGCACGCCCGGTGAGCTGCGCACCACCCTCAACACCCTCGTGCTCTCCGGCGTGAAGACCGCGACGGCCGGCCTGCTGACCGACGAGTACGCCGCCGAGAACGAGGAGCTGGAACAGGTCGGCGAGCGGCTCGTCCTGGTGGACGACGACGACAAGCTCATCGGCGTGGTCGAGGTCACCGGCGTCGAGGTGGTCCGCTTCGCCGACGTGTCCTGGGACTTCGCCCGCTCCGAAGGTGAGGGTGACCGGTCCATCGAGGAGTGGCGCGAGGGCCACCGCCGCTACTGGGCCCGGGTGGGCTTCCCGGTCGACGACGACACCAAGGTGGTCTGCATCCGGTTCCGGCTGGTCTCCGCCGGCGACGGCGGGATCAGCACCGGCGACCTGGGCACCTGA
- a CDS encoding LLM class flavin-dependent oxidoreductase, with product MRIGIVILPDQRWSDSRRRWQQADEWGFDHAWTYDHLGWRDLVDGPWFDSMTTLTAAATVTSRIRLGTLVASPNFRHPAAFARQVTALDDVSGGRVLLGLGAGGIGFDSAVLGGETLPPRQRVDRFAEFTELLDLILREDGTTWRGEWFAAVDARNNPGCVQQPRVPFVVAANGPRSMRLVARFGQGWVTTGLGGDDLESWWSSVAELSARLDATLEQAGRDPVTLDRYLSLDSAPAFSLTSADFFAEQVARAARLGFTDVVTHWPRASSWYAGDEAVLVRAAELLPELRRA from the coding sequence ATGCGGATTGGCATCGTGATCCTCCCCGACCAGCGCTGGTCGGATTCCCGGCGGCGCTGGCAGCAGGCGGACGAGTGGGGCTTCGACCACGCCTGGACCTACGACCACCTGGGGTGGCGCGACCTGGTCGACGGCCCCTGGTTCGACTCGATGACCACGCTGACCGCCGCCGCGACGGTGACCTCCCGGATCCGCCTCGGCACCCTGGTCGCCTCGCCCAACTTCCGGCACCCGGCGGCGTTCGCCCGGCAGGTCACCGCGCTGGACGACGTCTCCGGGGGCCGGGTGCTGCTCGGCCTCGGGGCCGGCGGCATCGGCTTCGACTCGGCGGTCCTCGGCGGCGAGACCCTGCCGCCGCGGCAGCGGGTAGACCGGTTCGCCGAGTTCACCGAGCTGCTCGACCTGATCCTGCGCGAGGACGGCACGACCTGGCGCGGCGAGTGGTTCGCCGCGGTCGACGCGCGGAACAATCCCGGCTGCGTCCAGCAGCCCCGGGTGCCGTTCGTGGTCGCCGCGAACGGGCCCCGCTCGATGCGGCTGGTCGCCCGCTTCGGGCAGGGCTGGGTGACCACCGGTCTCGGGGGCGACGACCTGGAGAGCTGGTGGTCGAGCGTGGCGGAGCTGTCCGCCCGGCTCGACGCGACGCTGGAGCAGGCCGGGCGTGACCCGGTCACCCTCGACCGCTACCTGTCGCTGGACTCGGCACCCGCGTTCTCACTCACCAGCGCCGACTTCTTCGCCGAGCAGGTCGCCCGGGCCGCCCGGCTGGGCTTCACCGACGTGGTGACGCACTGGCCCCGGGCCAGCAGCTGGTACGCGGGCGACGAGGCGGTGCTGGTCCGGGCGGCGGAGCTGCTGCCGGAGCTGCGCCGGGCCTGA
- a CDS encoding phosphoribosyltransferase yields MDGVLSRRLVELFRWVDPGPASSHLVSDLSGWWRDPQVLAGVGPALAGLFPAARPTVVISPEVTGLLLGPLVAVAAGAGFLPAYRDGGERRRVGPMRWAETPPDYRGRQLRIGVDARRLGPGDRVLLADDWVATGAQLDALRRLVDGSGAEFLGTAALVATCPAPVAARLGLRALLTGEQLP; encoded by the coding sequence ATGGACGGCGTGCTGAGCCGACGCCTGGTCGAGCTGTTCCGCTGGGTCGACCCCGGCCCCGCGAGCAGCCACCTGGTCAGCGACCTCTCCGGCTGGTGGCGGGATCCGCAGGTGCTGGCCGGGGTCGGGCCCGCGCTGGCCGGTCTCTTCCCGGCCGCCCGGCCGACCGTCGTGATCTCCCCCGAGGTGACCGGGCTGCTGCTCGGCCCGCTGGTCGCGGTGGCCGCCGGGGCCGGGTTCCTGCCGGCGTACAGGGACGGCGGGGAGCGGCGCCGGGTCGGGCCGATGCGCTGGGCCGAGACACCCCCCGACTACCGGGGCCGGCAGCTCCGGATCGGCGTGGACGCCCGCCGCCTCGGCCCCGGTGACCGGGTGCTGCTGGCCGACGACTGGGTGGCCACCGGGGCGCAGCTCGACGCGCTGCGCCGCCTGGTGGACGGCAGCGGGGCCGAGTTCCTGGGGACGGCCGCGCTCGTCGCCACCTGTCCGGCGCCGGTCGCCGCGCGGCTCGGGCTGCGCGCCCTGCTCACCGGGGAGCAACTGCCCTGA
- a CDS encoding MerR family transcriptional regulator, with the protein MELLTIGAFARAARLTPKALRLYDELGLLPPAAVDPHSGYRYYAPAQLDRARLIAALRRAGMPLAEIQAVCGLPPDAAAEAVDAWWRRVSADTAARGRAVALLVEQLTERGTTMSETTFRYATRCETGTVRDSNEDTVYASGSLLAVADGMRGLGGAAASTAAVDALRPLEPADEPATELLAALADAVDAADRAVRAHATDAHQPVTTLTAILRRGTRLGLVHVGDTRAYLLRGGELSRLTQDHTYVQSLVDQGRLTPAEALAHPQRALLARALGAGEVEADLALRTALAGDRYLLCSDGLAAVVEPEALHAALAGADDPETAVGRLVDLAYEAGAPDNIACVVADLVEA; encoded by the coding sequence GTGGAGCTGCTGACGATCGGGGCGTTCGCCCGCGCGGCGCGCCTGACGCCGAAGGCGCTGCGGCTCTACGACGAGCTGGGGCTGCTGCCACCGGCCGCCGTCGACCCGCACTCGGGCTACCGGTACTACGCGCCGGCCCAGCTCGACCGGGCCCGGCTGATCGCCGCGCTGCGCCGGGCCGGGATGCCGCTGGCCGAGATCCAGGCCGTCTGCGGCCTGCCGCCGGACGCCGCCGCCGAGGCGGTGGACGCCTGGTGGCGGCGGGTCAGCGCCGACACGGCGGCCCGCGGTCGTGCCGTCGCGCTCCTCGTCGAACAGCTCACCGAGAGGGGCACCACCATGTCCGAGACCACCTTCCGGTACGCCACCCGCTGCGAGACCGGCACCGTCCGGGACTCCAACGAGGACACCGTGTACGCCAGCGGGAGCCTGCTCGCCGTGGCGGACGGCATGCGGGGCCTGGGCGGGGCCGCCGCCAGCACCGCCGCCGTGGACGCCCTGCGGCCGCTGGAACCGGCCGACGAGCCGGCCACCGAACTGCTCGCCGCGCTGGCCGACGCGGTGGACGCCGCCGACCGGGCGGTACGCGCACACGCCACCGACGCCCACCAGCCGGTCACCACCCTCACCGCCATCCTGCGGCGCGGCACCCGGCTGGGCCTCGTGCACGTCGGGGACACCCGGGCGTACCTGTTGCGCGGCGGCGAGCTGTCCCGGCTCACCCAGGACCACACCTACGTCCAGTCACTGGTCGACCAGGGCCGGCTCACCCCGGCCGAGGCCCTGGCGCACCCGCAGCGGGCCCTGCTGGCCCGGGCGCTCGGTGCCGGCGAGGTCGAGGCCGATCTGGCGCTGCGCACGGCCCTGGCCGGGGACCGCTACCTGCTCTGCTCCGACGGGCTCGCCGCAGTGGTCGAGCCCGAGGCGCTGCACGCCGCGCTCGCCGGGGCCGACGACCCGGAGACCGCCGTCGGGCGCCTGGTCGACCTCGCGTACGAGGCCGGTGCGCCCGACAACATCGCCTGCGTGGTCGCCGATCTGGTGGAGGCGTAG
- a CDS encoding questin oxidase family protein: protein MDDGILDEAYQRLHRTGPEFEGWLSNHGPMAVEALVRHGHGPRVHRWLDDYVRRLDELPRGLRPIDDWRAALGDPKRAGDWLAHFDRELHERPWRQVLGEWWPRLLPGIAAGATHGVIRVGHAVRVLRTDGENPQRLAELGQALGYWAARWQPVPGAGPLTGRSDVPAALAAVPRIPVQTGGIRDRLGRLPDLPGWSGAATGLRPPADPADAERTLTELVHRAGLDYLRFGHGNPVMLVHAVTAPTAVLRTLPALDPALWAPSVAAAWSATAAVTSVYAPPTPAPAPKVTDGGPAEVFARAARHGDAHVVKLADAVLEAHAATGDARVLAAAGYAGQLI from the coding sequence ATGGACGACGGCATCCTCGACGAGGCGTACCAACGGCTGCACCGGACCGGCCCCGAGTTCGAAGGCTGGCTCTCCAACCACGGACCGATGGCGGTCGAGGCGCTGGTGCGCCACGGCCACGGCCCGCGGGTGCACCGCTGGCTGGACGACTACGTGCGCCGGCTGGACGAACTGCCGCGCGGGCTGCGGCCGATCGACGACTGGCGGGCCGCGCTCGGCGACCCGAAGCGGGCCGGCGACTGGCTCGCCCACTTCGACCGGGAACTGCACGAGCGCCCCTGGCGCCAGGTGCTCGGCGAGTGGTGGCCGCGGCTGCTGCCGGGCATCGCGGCCGGGGCGACCCACGGGGTGATCCGGGTCGGGCACGCGGTGCGGGTGCTGCGTACCGACGGGGAGAATCCGCAGCGGCTGGCCGAGCTGGGCCAGGCCCTCGGCTACTGGGCCGCGCGCTGGCAGCCCGTACCCGGCGCCGGCCCGCTCACCGGGCGGTCCGACGTGCCGGCCGCCCTCGCGGCGGTGCCCCGGATCCCGGTGCAGACCGGCGGGATCCGGGACCGGTTGGGCCGGCTGCCCGACCTGCCCGGCTGGTCCGGCGCGGCGACGGGACTACGCCCACCGGCCGACCCCGCCGATGCCGAGCGGACCCTCACCGAACTGGTGCACCGGGCCGGGCTGGACTACCTGCGGTTCGGGCACGGCAACCCGGTGATGCTGGTGCACGCGGTGACCGCGCCGACCGCGGTCCTGCGTACCCTGCCGGCCCTGGATCCGGCGCTCTGGGCGCCGAGCGTCGCCGCGGCCTGGTCGGCCACGGCCGCCGTGACCTCGGTGTACGCCCCACCCACGCCGGCCCCCGCACCGAAGGTCACGGACGGCGGTCCCGCGGAGGTGTTCGCCCGGGCGGCCCGGCACGGCGACGCACACGTGGTGAAGCTCGCCGACGCGGTGCTGGAGGCGCACGCGGCGACCGGCGACGCACGGGTGCTGGCCGCCGCCGGCTACGCCGGTCAGCTCATCTGA
- a CDS encoding septal ring lytic transglycosylase RlpA family protein, translating into MAGRHLRTRKFSSPAGIAATAAVGVVLAIGGTVGAVQLTSAEPAAEPAAVEALPSTLAPTSASPSASPSASPSLSPSPKATPSPTATRTQAASRSKTRTASPKPTAKKTTTSAKVIDSGSCGASFYDEGQMTANGETFNPDALTAAHKTLPFNTKVRVTNPANGKSVVVRINDRGPYIDGRCLDLSRAAFAAIASTDLGELTVRYEVLG; encoded by the coding sequence GTGGCTGGTAGGCACCTTCGTACCCGCAAGTTCTCCTCGCCGGCCGGCATCGCCGCCACCGCGGCCGTCGGCGTGGTGCTCGCCATCGGCGGCACCGTCGGCGCGGTCCAGCTCACCTCCGCCGAGCCCGCCGCCGAGCCGGCCGCCGTCGAGGCCCTGCCCAGCACCCTCGCCCCCACGTCGGCGTCTCCCTCGGCCTCGCCGAGCGCGTCGCCGAGCCTCAGCCCCTCGCCGAAGGCCACCCCGAGCCCGACGGCCACCCGGACGCAGGCGGCGTCCCGGAGCAAGACCCGGACCGCCAGCCCGAAGCCGACCGCGAAGAAGACCACCACGTCCGCGAAGGTCATCGACAGCGGTTCCTGCGGCGCGTCCTTCTACGACGAGGGGCAGATGACCGCGAACGGCGAGACGTTCAACCCGGACGCGCTGACCGCCGCCCACAAGACCCTGCCGTTCAACACGAAGGTCCGGGTCACCAACCCGGCCAACGGCAAGTCGGTCGTGGTCCGGATCAACGACCGTGGGCCGTACATCGACGGCCGGTGCCTCGACCTGTCCCGGGCCGCCTTCGCGGCGATCGCCTCGACCGACCTCGGCGAGCTGACGGTGAGGTACGAGGTCCTCGGCTGA
- a CDS encoding DUF6458 family protein, protein MGIGASIFLIALGAIFAFAIDANLGWLNLNVVGWVLMLAGVAGLITTLYFWNSRRRVVAAPVRERVVAEPVVPVQDDRVVREEYREVRRPGSGYPA, encoded by the coding sequence ATGGGCATCGGTGCCAGCATCTTCCTCATCGCGCTCGGCGCGATCTTCGCGTTCGCCATCGACGCCAACCTGGGATGGCTGAACCTGAACGTGGTGGGCTGGGTGCTCATGCTCGCCGGAGTGGCGGGCCTGATCACCACGCTCTACTTCTGGAACAGCCGCCGCCGGGTGGTGGCCGCCCCGGTGCGGGAGCGCGTCGTCGCCGAGCCGGTCGTGCCCGTGCAGGACGACCGGGTCGTGCGCGAGGAGTACCGCGAGGTGCGCCGCCCGGGCTCGGGCTACCCGGCCTGA